From the Polaribacter tangerinus genome, the window TGGTTAAAACTGTATCAAAACCATACGTCATTTCCTTAGGAATTGGTCTATCTCGATTACCACCTAATAAATGCCATTTACCAAAATAAGCTGTTTGATATCCTTTTTCCTTTAAAATTTCTGCCATTAATTTTGTTTTATTTGGAAGTAATGGAACATCATTTACAAAAGCACCGTTTTTTAAGGGGTGCATACCACTCATTAACATACCTCTAAAAGGTGTACAAACTGGCTGGCTAGAATACGCATTTTCTAAAATAACTCCTTCACTTGCTAATTTATCTAGGTTGGGTGTAATAAGTTGTTTGTTTCCATATACACCAACCATATCTACAGAGTGTTGGTCTGACAGAAAAATGACAAGATTTGGTAGCCTTTTTTTTACTTTTTTACTGTTATCAATTTTATTATACTTGCATGATAATAGTATTAAAAGTAAAGCTATAAGTGGTTTTATTCTAATCATTTTATACCATTCTATTATAAAATTTTTTTACCAACCTGGGTTTTGTTCTAAATTCGGATTTTTCCCAAGCTCAACAATAGGTATTGGACTTAACTTAAATTTTTCATCCCAACTTTGGTTAGGATTTCTCCATTGTCTTAAATAACTATTATTATATTCTTCCTCTACAATATCCCATCTCCTTGCATCAAACAATTCTCCCATTTCTGCATATAATTCTCTTATTCTTTCTTCTCTTATAATTTTTCTTAACTCGTTTTGATCTGTAGTTGTAATGACACTCGCTTTTACACGGTCTCTTGCAATTTTTAAATAAGGCAATGCTTTTGCAGATTCATTATTTTCGTTATAAGCCTCTGCTAGCATTAAAAATGCATCAACATACCTGTAAACAATATGATCTTTTGAATGAATAACATTCCCAATAGCTCCTCCGTCTTGATATTTTGTACCTGAAATTCCATTCCTTCCTCCATAGGTTAATCCTGTTACATTAAGTGGAGTTGGTTTGTAGTTTACTACGGCATTATTATTTATTCTTCTGTAAGAATATGTAAAACCATCTTTTAATCTATCGTCTCCTGCTTCATACAAATCTAACAAAGCTGGATGCCAAGCTATTTGATATCCACTTCCTGCTCTAGATTGTATTCCACCAAATTCACTAAATTGCGGGTTTGTCCAGAATGGTAGAACAGATCCTAATAGGTTTTCGTATATATTACCATGAGCAAAAATTATTTCTTTATTACCTTCATTACTCATACTAAATACATTTTTCCAATCTGCTAGAAGGCTAACATCATAATCTGTTGGATTGTCTGCAAGGGGTTTTAAAGCTTCTATTGCCTTTTGGTAATTTGCACTTATTTTTAGAGGAGCTCCTGCAGAGGTTAAGTAGACTTTACCTAATAAAAAAGCACCACCAGCTTTTGTTACCCTACCAGAACCGGTACTAGTCCATTTTACAGGTAAGTTTGCATTGGCAAACTCTAAATCTTCAATAATTAAATTATATACATCTTGCACAGCACTTCTTGATTTAAAAAGAATTTCTGGGTCTGCAGATGATACAGGTTCTGTGTACAAAGGTAGGTCTCCAAACAATTGGGTTAGCTGAAAATAGGTATAAGCTCTCATCCATCTTGCTTCTGCAATGTATTGTTTTGCAATTTCGGGCTTCTCAGTGTAAAATTCACCAAGTGGTACATTTTGTATTACCGTGTTAGCTCTAGAAATTGCGTTATAGCCAATATTCCATAGTCTTTCGTACCTAAAAGGTTGCCTATCTGCTGTTTGGTATGCAGCATGCCATGCAAATTGAGGAACTCTACTTGTAGCATATCTACTGGTCATACTTACCAACATATACATATCTTGTTCCCAGACTACATGTCTAAAAGCTTCATAAATACCTATATTTTGAGCCTGTAGTTGTTCTTCATTTTTAAAGAAGTTATTTGCACTGTAGTTAGAGAATACTTCCTCTTCTAACTCACCTGTACAAGATAGTATACTAGTAAATATCGTAGTTAGAATTAATATTTTTTTAAATTTCATGATTTATCTTTTTTGTTCTAAAATGTTAAGTTTACACCTAATGAAAAAACCTTAGGCCTTGGAAAAGCAGAATAATCTATACCTCTATTTAATGCACCATTTCCATTCGTGCTTACCTCTGGATCTGGCCCTGTATAGTTGGTTAGTGTAACAAGATTTGTACCTGTTAACACTACTGCAATATTAGAAAAGTATTTGAGTTTTTTAAAGTTGTAACGAACACTTAAATTCTTTAATCGAACATAAGATCCATCTTCTATAAAAACTGAATTTGGTACAGTAACTCCTGTAGGTCCATTAAAACTTGGGTATCTAATATTATTATGTTGGTTATTTATTGTCCATCTATTGTTAAAGTAATCTTGAGTACCGTTAGATCCTTGCCATCCAGAACCAATAAATGCTCTATTAAGATTTAGTATATCATTCCCTACGGTTCCTTGAATGAACATTGAAATATTAAAATTACCTATTCTGAATTGGTTGTTCCATCCAAAGAAGAAATCTGGATTTGGATTTCCAATAGTTTGTCTATCTTCTTGGTTTATAATACCATTCCCATCAACATCTTCAAACTTCCATAAACCAGGAGCATTTGCATTTGGATTTCCTGTACCATTATTATTTCGAGATGTAGTTGCA encodes:
- a CDS encoding RagB/SusD family nutrient uptake outer membrane protein — protein: MKFKKILILTTIFTSILSCTGELEEEVFSNYSANNFFKNEEQLQAQNIGIYEAFRHVVWEQDMYMLVSMTSRYATSRVPQFAWHAAYQTADRQPFRYERLWNIGYNAISRANTVIQNVPLGEFYTEKPEIAKQYIAEARWMRAYTYFQLTQLFGDLPLYTEPVSSADPEILFKSRSAVQDVYNLIIEDLEFANANLPVKWTSTGSGRVTKAGGAFLLGKVYLTSAGAPLKISANYQKAIEALKPLADNPTDYDVSLLADWKNVFSMSNEGNKEIIFAHGNIYENLLGSVLPFWTNPQFSEFGGIQSRAGSGYQIAWHPALLDLYEAGDDRLKDGFTYSYRRINNNAVVNYKPTPLNVTGLTYGGRNGISGTKYQDGGAIGNVIHSKDHIVYRYVDAFLMLAEAYNENNESAKALPYLKIARDRVKASVITTTDQNELRKIIREERIRELYAEMGELFDARRWDIVEEEYNNSYLRQWRNPNQSWDEKFKLSPIPIVELGKNPNLEQNPGW